Proteins encoded within one genomic window of Triticum aestivum cultivar Chinese Spring chromosome 2D, IWGSC CS RefSeq v2.1, whole genome shotgun sequence:
- the LOC123049605 gene encoding noroxomaritidine/norcraugsodine reductase isoform X1, with protein sequence MAATAACRSMEGRWSLAGSTALVTGGSKGIGYVLYSELLVPSMLLHGCLYVTELTRYTYLHGAVWINRHAIVEELAMLGARVHTCSRNAAELEECRRRWEDKNLRVTVSVCDVSVRAEREKLMDTLRQTLGGKLDILVNNAGQSMVKAATECTGEDYALVMATNIESCFHLAQLAHPLLLRSAGGGASSVVHISSIAGFVGFPGLAVYSMTKGAMNQLTRSLAAEWAGDGIRVNCVAPGGINTDIAKDMITRDPEIVKSQATQLPMQRLGETEEVASVVAFLCMPAASYITGQVICVDGGRTIA encoded by the exons ATGGCCGCCACCGCCGCATGCCGGAGCATGGAGGGGAGATGGAGTCTTGCCGGCTCCACGGCGCTCGTTACCGGCGGCAGCAAAGGGATCGGGTACGTACTTTACTCTGAGCTATTAGTACCATCTATGCTATTACATGGGTGTTTATACGTTACAGAATTAACGCGCTATACGTACTTGCATGGTGCGGTATGGATCAACAGGCATGCGATCGTGGAGGAGCTGGCGATGCTCGGGGCTCGGGTGCACACGTGCTCCCGGAACGCGGCGGAGCTGGAGGAgtgccggcggcggtgggaggacAAGAACCTCCGGGTCACCGTCTCCGTCTGCGACGTGTCCGTGCGCGCCGAGAGGGAGAAGCTCATGGACACGCTGAGGCAGACCCTGGGCGGGAAGCTGGACATCCTGGTGAACAACGCGGGGCAGTCCATGGTGAAGGCGGCGACGGAGTGCACCGGCGAGGACTACGCGCTGGTGATGGCCACCAACATCGAGTCGTGCTTCCACCTCGCGCAGCTGGCGCACCCGCTCCTCCTCCGCTCGGCGGGTGGTGGGGCAAGCAGCGTCGTCCACATCTCCTCCATCGCCGGCTTCGTCGGCTTCCCGGGCCTCGCCGTCTACTCGATGACTAAGGGGGCGATGAACCAGCTCACCCGGAGCCTTGCCGCCGAGTGGGCCGGCGACGGCATACGCGTGAACTGCGTCGCGCCGGGCGGCATCAACACTGACATCGCCAAAGACATG ATAACGAGGGACCCGGAGATTGTGAAGAGCCAGGCCACGCAGCTGCCGATGCAGCGGCTGGGCGAGACGGAGGAGG